From the Anaerolineae bacterium genome, one window contains:
- a CDS encoding YfhO family protein translates to MAGNGGRLGRADVAALGLIGLLPIGFLYRLCLAGQILYGPDALAYFYPMYEYATGRLLSGELPLWNPHLFLGAPFLANPQAGVLYPVHLALAWLSAPSLATASLAIHYGLAGASTYLLARAGLGYGRWPALGAAATFALSGLLGAQAEHFNQVEALAWLPLQVLAVELGAIRRLTSAAGRRLWLLVAMTLSAVQLLTGHSQAGYIAHITLVAYAAVRLMAETTGWPKIAGRWGRALLFIGAGAAGGMALSAVQVLPTLELAELSVRAGGLSYRQAVSFSFGPRSWLLGLLPHYGAEAPYSEYVAYAGVVGTGLAVLGVCRGTSSRPRWAVALVALGAFLALGGYNPFYYLLYRLVPGIGLFRAPARWLVMSLLGASVLVAEGIAAAESGRQWALPRRWWGLGFALTAAVTALLWLLADPRPQPVTVAGWLAAGVALLLTVRLAPRRRMGTALMVLVLVELFAASQRLPYNQTTASYVYEAQRRSVQVLLQEAGLSRFLSLSDPQFDSGDMGDLLASLGEGLNAEGRYGLLVGAKSQEVLSRNLALKWGLYAVDGYDGGVLPTADHLAFQSLYLPAEEVAADGRMSEALRSVPPERLLALASVGYLLRDRLDDLWLEGVYYDLGFSLPGGLDAPEATLSLPRFPATDLGLVLGRPTNADAAEGLAARISLDGMVVGEIRWDGDAFIAWGSDGASVEVAPVPGRPDLRHVSLRLLSAPTYGDRLEVQWVSDALSGASWAEGEPVRNGGAFTVAAASLINRAAGVGVPVALSQIDGIVPIHLGDVKVSSVERSLPRAYFSSCVVRVPGEAEAMEILRDSGFDPRRRTVLVGGEGMACDAEGWLAAEVVSYAPERVVVEVLASRPGHLVLTDSFYPGWRAEVDGVEVEVERANWFFRSVAVEGGHHRVEFVYRPDSVRWGAVASCLAVVLLLITGALWARLGAS, encoded by the coding sequence ATGGCCGGTAACGGCGGCCGCCTGGGCAGGGCAGATGTCGCGGCTTTGGGGCTGATCGGGCTGCTGCCCATTGGATTCCTGTATCGGCTGTGCCTCGCTGGGCAGATCCTTTATGGTCCGGACGCCCTAGCGTACTTCTACCCCATGTACGAGTACGCCACGGGCCGGCTGCTGTCCGGCGAGCTTCCTCTGTGGAACCCTCACCTGTTCCTGGGAGCGCCCTTTCTGGCCAATCCCCAGGCAGGCGTCCTGTACCCGGTGCACCTGGCGTTGGCCTGGCTATCCGCTCCATCGCTGGCTACTGCCTCCCTGGCCATCCACTACGGGCTAGCAGGCGCGTCCACTTACCTCTTGGCGCGAGCGGGCCTCGGATATGGGAGGTGGCCTGCCCTGGGGGCCGCGGCAACGTTCGCCCTCAGCGGGCTACTGGGGGCCCAGGCAGAGCACTTCAACCAGGTGGAGGCGCTGGCCTGGTTGCCCCTGCAGGTGCTGGCCGTAGAGTTGGGAGCCATCCGGCGCCTCACCTCTGCCGCCGGACGGCGTCTCTGGCTGCTGGTCGCGATGACGCTTAGTGCGGTCCAGCTCCTCACCGGGCATTCCCAGGCAGGCTACATTGCGCATATCACCCTGGTGGCATACGCAGCAGTTCGCCTGATGGCGGAGACGACTGGCTGGCCGAAGATAGCAGGTCGGTGGGGCAGAGCGCTTCTCTTCATCGGTGCCGGTGCTGCGGGGGGCATGGCGCTGTCGGCGGTGCAGGTATTGCCCACACTGGAGCTGGCAGAGCTGTCGGTACGTGCCGGGGGGCTGTCCTACCGGCAGGCAGTCTCCTTCTCCTTCGGTCCTCGGTCGTGGTTGCTGGGCCTCTTGCCCCACTACGGGGCGGAGGCCCCCTACAGCGAATACGTCGCCTACGCGGGCGTGGTGGGGACCGGGCTGGCCGTTCTTGGAGTCTGCCGGGGGACGTCGAGCCGCCCCAGGTGGGCGGTGGCCTTGGTGGCTCTGGGTGCCTTCCTGGCCTTGGGTGGCTACAACCCCTTCTACTACCTGCTCTATCGGCTGGTGCCGGGGATAGGGCTGTTCCGCGCCCCGGCGCGCTGGCTGGTGATGTCGCTTCTGGGGGCAAGCGTTCTGGTAGCAGAGGGGATAGCGGCCGCCGAGAGCGGAAGGCAATGGGCTCTCCCTCGGCGATGGTGGGGGCTGGGCTTTGCCTTGACAGCGGCGGTCACTGCCCTCCTGTGGCTGCTGGCCGACCCAAGGCCACAGCCGGTTACAGTGGCAGGCTGGCTGGCGGCGGGCGTGGCGCTCCTCCTGACGGTGCGGCTGGCTCCGCGCAGAAGGATGGGCACGGCCTTGATGGTTCTCGTGCTGGTCGAGCTCTTCGCTGCTTCTCAGCGCCTGCCGTACAACCAGACCACTGCGTCCTACGTGTACGAGGCCCAGCGTCGGTCGGTTCAGGTGCTGCTCCAGGAGGCGGGCCTGAGCCGCTTCCTCAGCCTGTCGGATCCGCAGTTCGACTCCGGCGACATGGGCGATCTGCTAGCGTCCCTGGGTGAAGGGCTGAATGCCGAGGGGCGCTACGGCCTGCTGGTGGGGGCCAAGTCTCAGGAGGTGCTGTCGAGGAACCTGGCTCTCAAGTGGGGGCTCTACGCCGTAGATGGGTACGACGGCGGAGTGCTGCCCACGGCAGACCACCTGGCTTTCCAGTCTCTGTACTTGCCGGCGGAAGAGGTGGCGGCTGACGGCAGGATGAGCGAGGCCCTGAGGAGCGTGCCTCCGGAGAGGCTGCTGGCCCTGGCTAGCGTCGGGTATCTGCTGCGGGACCGCCTAGATGATCTGTGGCTGGAGGGAGTCTACTACGACCTGGGGTTCTCCCTGCCGGGAGGCCTGGACGCTCCGGAGGCAACGCTAAGCCTGCCGCGCTTCCCGGCAACCGATCTGGGGCTGGTCTTGGGCCGGCCCACCAACGCAGACGCCGCCGAGGGCCTGGCGGCACGGATTAGCCTCGATGGGATGGTGGTGGGCGAAATACGGTGGGACGGCGATGCATTCATTGCCTGGGGAAGCGATGGTGCCTCGGTGGAGGTGGCGCCGGTGCCTGGCCGACCTGACCTCAGACACGTGTCCCTGCGACTACTTTCGGCCCCAACATACGGCGACAGGCTGGAGGTTCAGTGGGTGAGCGATGCGCTTTCTGGCGCGTCCTGGGCTGAAGGGGAGCCCGTCCGCAATGGCGGTGCCTTCACTGTGGCGGCAGCATCGCTGATCAACCGCGCGGCCGGCGTGGGCGTGCCGGTGGCTCTCTCGCAGATCGATGGGATCGTGCCCATCCACCTGGGAGACGTGAAGGTGTCGTCCGTGGAGCGTTCGCTGCCTCGGGCCTACTTCAGTTCGTGTGTAGTCCGGGTGCCTGGCGAGGCAGAAGCCATGGAAATCCTGCGGGATTCGGGCTTCGATCCTCGGCGGCGCACAGTCTTGGTGGGCGGCGAGGGGATGGCCTGCGATGCGGAGGGATGGCTGGCAGCGGAGGTGGTATCCTACGCCCCGGAGCGGGTGGTGGTGGAGGTGCTGGCATCGCGACCTGGGCACCTAGTCCTTACCGACTCGTTCTACCCCGGCTGGAGAGCGGAGGTGGACGGAGTTGAGGTGGAGGTGGAGCGCGCCAACTGGTTCTTCCGCTCGGTGGCGGTGGAGGGCGGCCACCACCGGGTGGAGTTCGTCTATCGCCCGGACAGCGTGCGCTGGGGAGCGGTGGCCAGCTGCCTGGCGGTGGTCCTGCTGCTGATTACGGGGGCGCTGTGGGCGCGACTGGGAGCGTCCTAA